A section of the bacterium genome encodes:
- a CDS encoding aspartate kinase, producing the protein MSVVVQKFGGSSVATPDLIKHVAGRVAAARDRGHDVVVVVSAPGDTTDDLIAMARQITTTPDAREMDMLLSTGEQVSISLLAMALQTRGYPAVSLTGGQAQIRTEPVHLRARILRVDRGRLERELAAGRIVIVAGFQGTTEAGEITTLGRGGSDTTAVALASALGAEICQIYTDVEGVFTADPRVVPTARKLREISYDEMLEMASTGALVLQTRAAELAKQYQVPLEVRSTFVDRGGTVVTDNASERRRLVTAVTHDRNVAKIAATGIQDRPGIAHTLFQAIADRHVNVNLIIQSVPKAQGADISFTVARTDMTAAVEAARSVAEEIGARDILADDGVAMVSLVGAGMITNPGVAARMFGALARGGINIELIATSEIKISCVVRADEVEAAVRILHAEFKMDEED; encoded by the coding sequence GTGAGCGTGGTCGTCCAAAAGTTCGGCGGCAGCTCCGTCGCCACGCCGGACCTGATCAAGCATGTGGCCGGCCGCGTCGCGGCGGCGCGGGACCGGGGCCACGACGTGGTGGTCGTGGTCTCCGCGCCCGGCGACACGACCGACGACCTCATCGCCATGGCGCGCCAGATCACGACGACCCCCGACGCGCGCGAGATGGACATGCTGCTCTCGACCGGCGAGCAGGTCTCGATCTCGCTGCTGGCCATGGCGCTGCAGACGCGCGGCTACCCGGCGGTGTCGCTGACCGGCGGGCAGGCGCAGATCCGCACCGAACCGGTCCACCTGCGGGCGCGCATTCTCCGCGTCGACCGCGGCCGCCTCGAGCGCGAACTGGCGGCCGGCCGCATCGTCATCGTGGCCGGGTTCCAGGGAACGACGGAAGCCGGGGAGATCACGACGCTGGGGCGGGGCGGCTCGGACACGACCGCGGTGGCCCTCGCGTCGGCGCTCGGCGCGGAGATCTGCCAGATCTATACGGACGTCGAAGGCGTCTTCACCGCGGACCCGCGCGTCGTGCCCACGGCGCGGAAACTCCGCGAGATCTCCTACGACGAGATGCTCGAGATGGCGAGTACCGGGGCGCTGGTGCTTCAGACGCGCGCGGCCGAGCTCGCCAAGCAGTACCAGGTACCGCTCGAGGTGCGCAGCACGTTCGTGGACCGGGGGGGAACGGTGGTGACGGACAACGCGAGTGAACGGCGCCGGCTGGTCACGGCGGTGACCCACGACCGCAACGTGGCCAAGATCGCGGCGACGGGGATCCAAGACAGACCCGGCATCGCCCACACGCTGTTTCAAGCGATCGCGGACCGCCACGTCAACGTCAACCTGATCATCCAGAGCGTTCCGAAGGCGCAGGGAGCGGACATCTCCTTCACCGTGGCGCGGACCGACATGACCGCCGCGGTCGAGGCCGCCCGCTCCGTCGCCGAGGAGATCGGCGCCCGGGATATTCTCGCGGACGACGGCGTCGCGATGGTGAGCCTCGTGGGGGCCGGGATGATCACCAACCCGGGGGTCGCGGCGCGGATGTTCGGCGCGCTGGCCCGGGGCGGCATCAACATCGAGCTGATCGCCACGTCGGAGATCAAGATCTCATGCGTGGTCCGCGCGGACGAGGTCGAGGCGGCGGTCCGGATCCTGCACGCCGAGTTCAAGATGGACGAAGAGGACTAA
- the thrB gene encoding homoserine kinase, with the protein MIRVRVPATTSNLGPGFDALGLALRLHNTVELDAAETPRIEIDGEGAETLPRDPTHLAYRAALAVTERVRGPERPERRPMPRAFHLKQYNRIPLARGLGSSAAAIAGGAAAANALLGGPLDRQALLDLAAGIEGHPDNVAPALAGGLVACATTEAGKIRWVRLIPRRLRVVIAIPEFAVSTADARRLLPEAVPFRDAVFNLTRTALLVSALVEGRMDLLDEATRDRLHQPYRARLVPGLEAVFAAAREAGAHGVALSGSGPTVVAFGGAPGIGDAMRRAFETAGAPCRAIDAEIDTDGTVVETAP; encoded by the coding sequence GTGATCCGCGTCCGCGTGCCCGCCACCACATCGAACCTCGGGCCCGGGTTTGACGCGCTCGGCCTGGCCCTCCGCCTGCACAACACCGTCGAGTTGGACGCCGCGGAGACGCCGCGGATCGAGATTGACGGCGAAGGCGCGGAGACCCTGCCGCGCGATCCAACCCACCTCGCATATCGGGCCGCGCTCGCGGTCACCGAGCGGGTGCGCGGCCCGGAGCGGCCGGAGCGGCGGCCGATGCCGCGGGCGTTTCACCTGAAGCAGTACAACCGGATCCCGCTCGCGCGCGGACTCGGCAGCAGCGCCGCGGCCATCGCCGGCGGCGCGGCCGCGGCCAACGCCCTCCTCGGCGGTCCGCTCGACCGGCAGGCGCTGCTCGATCTCGCCGCCGGGATCGAGGGGCACCCGGACAACGTCGCCCCGGCGCTCGCCGGCGGGCTGGTCGCATGCGCGACGACGGAGGCGGGGAAAATCCGGTGGGTGCGCCTGATCCCCAGACGGTTGCGCGTGGTGATCGCGATCCCGGAATTTGCGGTCTCGACGGCGGACGCCCGGCGGCTCCTGCCGGAGGCGGTCCCGTTTCGCGACGCGGTCTTCAACCTGACGCGGACCGCGCTGCTCGTCTCGGCGCTGGTGGAGGGCCGGATGGATCTGCTCGACGAGGCGACGCGAGATCGCCTGCACCAACCGTACCGCGCCCGTCTCGTCCCGGGACTCGAGGCGGTGTTCGCGGCGGCGCGCGAGGCCGGCGCCCACGGCGTCGCCCTGAGCGGATCCGGTCCCACGGTGGTGGCGTTCGGTGGTGCGCCGGGGATCGGCGACGCGATGCGGCGGGCGTTCGAGACGGCGGGGGCGCCGTGCCGGGCCATCGACGCGGAGATCGACACGGACGGGACCGTCGTGGAGACGGCACCGTGA
- the thrC gene encoding threonine synthase gives MSRTVWRGVIEEYRRFLPVADGTPVVTLREGDTPLLHAERLERRVPGTTIYLKNEGVNPTGSFKDRGMTLAITKAVEEGSRGVICASTGNTSASAAAYASRAGIQCFVVVPAGGIALGKIVQALAHGARIVSIEGSFDEALRLVREGAPRLRLTLVNSVNPYRIEGQKTGAFEICDELGKAPDVVAIPVGNAGNITAYWRGFVQYRARDIVASRPAMWGFQAAGAAPLVHGRPVDRPETVASAIRIGRPASWDGAVAAVKESGGAFEAVTDEELLAARTLLAQEEGVFVEPASAAPVAGVLRRAREGRVPDGIVIVCILTGHGLKDPEAVLRTERRPEPVPATFEAIEGVIGEPLVAGASAAPRGRS, from the coding sequence GTGAGCCGGACGGTCTGGCGCGGGGTCATCGAGGAGTACCGCCGGTTCCTGCCGGTCGCGGACGGGACCCCGGTCGTGACGCTGCGGGAAGGCGATACCCCGCTGCTGCACGCCGAGCGGCTCGAGCGCCGCGTGCCGGGCACCACGATCTATCTCAAGAACGAAGGCGTCAATCCGACCGGGTCCTTCAAGGACCGCGGGATGACGCTCGCGATCACCAAGGCCGTCGAGGAGGGCAGCCGGGGCGTCATCTGCGCGAGCACCGGCAACACGTCGGCGTCGGCCGCGGCCTACGCCTCGCGCGCGGGCATCCAGTGCTTCGTCGTCGTGCCGGCCGGCGGCATCGCCCTCGGCAAGATCGTGCAGGCCCTGGCGCACGGCGCCCGCATCGTGTCGATCGAGGGCTCGTTCGACGAGGCCCTGCGCCTCGTCCGCGAGGGGGCGCCCCGGCTCCGGCTGACGTTGGTCAACTCGGTCAATCCCTACCGGATCGAAGGCCAGAAGACCGGCGCATTCGAGATCTGCGACGAGCTCGGCAAGGCACCCGACGTCGTGGCCATCCCGGTCGGCAACGCCGGCAACATCACGGCGTACTGGCGGGGTTTCGTGCAGTACCGCGCCCGCGATATCGTGGCCTCCCGGCCGGCGATGTGGGGATTCCAGGCCGCCGGCGCGGCGCCGCTCGTCCACGGCCGCCCCGTCGATCGTCCGGAGACCGTCGCCTCGGCGATCCGGATCGGCCGGCCGGCCTCGTGGGACGGCGCCGTGGCCGCGGTCAAGGAATCGGGCGGCGCCTTCGAGGCCGTCACGGATGAGGAACTTCTCGCCGCCCGGACGCTGCTCGCACAGGAGGAAGGCGTCTTCGTCGAGCCGGCGTCGGCGGCGCCGGTGGCCGGCGTCCTTCGGCGCGCGCGCGAGGGCCGGGTGCCGGACGGCATCGTCATTGTCTGCATCCTGACCGGACACGGGCTCAAAGATCCGGAAGCGGTGCTCAGAACGGAACGCCGGCCCGAGCCGGTGCCGGCGACGTTCGAGGCCATCGAGGGCGTCATCGGGGAGCCGCTTGTGGCCGGCGCGTCTGCGGCGCCTCGCGGACGTTCATGA